The following coding sequences lie in one Miscanthus floridulus cultivar M001 chromosome 9, ASM1932011v1, whole genome shotgun sequence genomic window:
- the LOC136480496 gene encoding vegetative cell wall protein gp1-like: protein MGGHPSPPPSSLGRIRPSLSRIWLVAAVVVVVDGGWAWWWWWPSPPPSSPPPAPLLSPFFFPGGCPSPPPFFTRPDPTLPLLDLAGGVRPAPPLLPPAAGTSPPPASCRPLPSLSSPAPSSPAAPLHRICRPAPPFPQIRRPAPPLPHRRRPPPNPPPPPSPPLPAAPLPRIRKEARTRSAGVVVVGWWVREGAAGRARHEQ, encoded by the coding sequence tcggccggatccggccctcccttTCCCGGATCTGGctggtggctgcggtggtggtggtggtggacggcggctgggcatggtggtggtggtggccctcccctcccccttcttctccccctccggctcccctcctctcccccttcttcttccccggcgggtgcccctcccctccccccttCTTCACTCGACCGGATCCGACCCTCCCTCTCCTGGATCTAGCCGGTGGCGTGCGGCCGGCGCCTCCCCTcctcccgccggcggccggcacctcccctcctcccgctagctgccgccccctcccctccctctcttccccggcacCTTCCTCACCAGCGGCGCCCCTCCACCGGATCTGCCGCCCCGCCCCTCCCTTCCCCCAGATTCGCcgccccgcccctcccctccctcaccggCGGCGTCCTCCCCCAAATccaccgccccctccctcccctcccttaccggcggcgcccctcccccggATCCGCAAGGAGGCCCGAACGCGCAGcgcgggcgtggtggtggtgggctgGTGGGTGCGTGAGGGCGCGGCCGGGCGTGCGCGGCACGAGCAATAG